In the Trichoderma atroviride chromosome 4, complete sequence genome, ATGAGGTCCTCGCGGGACAGCGCGGCATATGTCTTTTTCACTTCTTACAGGCCTTGGAAGAAGGATTTGGACATGGGCTTTTTCGACGTGGCGCGGGAGGCGGGCTTTGAGGTGGAGCAggtgctggagaagaagctggagaagccgcTGTTTGAGAATGACCCGGGCGATTTGGATGTGCAGAAGACGGTCAAGGGGTTTATTGTGCGGTGGCCGGAGAGTGTATGATGGgggctgatgaagaagacttgCATTTTATATATTGGAGGGGGTTTTAAAATAGCGAACTTGGGACTTTGCTTGTTGAAAATTGAATGGTATTTGGGGGGGGGATTTAGAGTCTGTTTTGAAGtgttctttgttcttctttgaTATCAACTTGGTGAGAACTGTTTATATGGTTGTTTGGAGGTTGAGCTATACCTGGCTAGGAGTGAAACCGCATGCAAGGAAATAATTGATTAGGGAAATAGAGTTGAAGAAAGCTCTGCCTTGTTAGTGGGTAATTCATTATTTGTGATCAGTAATGCTCATGACAACAGCTTCGTTGATTTGCCTATAATACTATTCAGTACGACAACGTTGGCGCCGCTATAAACACGGGGGCGCTTAAGCAAATCCTACCCGACGCTATAACTTGAGCCTTGGGATCCTTCACGAGCCTAAACCCCGTTAAGcccatctcttctccgcaAAGCCTTCAGCAGGGAACCAAGTTCGGgaaagctacatgtagtaagGCAGCAGATGAAGGAATTGGGAGAATGATGTGACCAATCAGGCTGCCTTTTGTGACTGGCGTGGTTGGTCAGGATGCCAGTCCTCGCATGTGAATGAAGACGCGCAACTATTCCTGCTCTTCGTGACTGtacctttctttttcacaaACAGATACTGAAAATTTCATTGCCTGCTTCTTCAACTTGTGGGATTCCTATGAAATGGCCAAAGAGCGCACAATCCTCATCACCGGCTGCTCTGCCCacggcctcggcgccgtcCTCGCCCTCACCCTCGCCAGGCAAGGCCACCACGTCTTTGCGACGGCGCGCGATACGTCCAAGATCCCCTCTGAGCTGAGCAGCCTGGCCAACGTTTCGGTGCTTCGCCTTGATGTTTCATCTGCAGAGTCCGTGGCGGAGGCTTCGAAGGTGGTTGAAGATGCCGGCCGCGGTCTCGATGTGTTGGTGAATAATGCGGGATTCGGATATACGATGCCGATCCTAGACATTGATATTGACAAGGCGCAGGATTTGTATAATGCAAATGTCTGGGGGACGGTGAGGACTGTGCAGGCGTTTGCGGGACTGTTGGTTAAGAGTAAGGGCCGGGTTGTGAATGTGAGCTCTGTAGGGGCAGTTGTCAATACGCCCTGGATCggtaagcttcttcttgttttcaTATCCTCTGTCACTTTATACCTGGAATATCATTTTGGAAATGGAGGAGGTCACTAAATTCGGACTTTGGCAGGAACATATGCCTCTTCCAAAGCcgccgtcaacgccatctcCGAAACCCTCCGGCTGGAGCTCTCTCCATTCGGCGTGAGTGTCGTGACCATCATGCTGGGCACCGTCGCTACGCCTTTCCATGCTAATGAGCCAACTCCCGAACTTCCTGCTACCTCGTACTACtccgccattgtcgacacCATCACCAAGTGGGCCAAGGGCCAGACGGGCCCTAAAGGCGGACCAGTGCAGGATGTTGTCGACTCCATGATCCCAGACATTGTAGCAGAAGGTCGTAATGGCGTGGTTTGGAGAGGGGCAAACAGTACTGCTGTCTGGTTTGGATCGCGATGGCTGCCGGGGAGGATGCTGGTGAGTTGAACTTTTCACTTTCTAATTGAATGCCAGTAGAAGCTAACATCATTCTCTTAGGATGGGGCAATGTCTATGGGGCAAGGACTAGCTGAGCTGACACAGAATTTTGCTAAATCTTGAAGCAGAGATGAAGACATATGATACAAGGGAAGTAAGGAGAGTGTAGTGTTGATATCTATCTAAATATCCAGGGACGGGCCATGTA is a window encoding:
- a CDS encoding uncharacterized protein (EggNog:ENOG41); translation: MAKERTILITGCSAHGLGAVLALTLARQGHHVFATARDTSKIPSELSSLANVSVLRLDVSSAESVAEASKVVEDAGRGLDVLVNNAGFGYTMPILDIDIDKAQDLYNANVWGTVRTVQAFAGLLVKSKGRVVNVSSVGAVVNTPWIGTYASSKAAVNAISETLRLELSPFGVSVVTIMLGTVATPFHANEPTPELPATSYYSAIVDTITKWAKGQTGPKGGPVQDVVDSMIPDIVAEGRNGVVWRGANSTAVWFGSRWLPGRMLDGAMSMGQGLAELTQNFAKS